A genomic window from Polaribacter gangjinensis includes:
- a CDS encoding glutamine synthetase beta-grasp domain-containing protein gives MSKSKLEYIWLDGYYPTQNMRSKTKIEENFSGKLEDCPIWSFDGSSTRQAEGGSSDCLLKPVAIYPDPARRDGYLVMTEVLNPDGTPHESNGRATIDDEDDDYWFGFEQEYFIMDKKTQLPLGFPVGGYPAPQGMYYCSVGGKNTHGRALVEEHANLCIDAGINFEGINQEVASGQWEFQLFAKGAKKAGDEIWVARYLLDRLTEKYGWYIEYHPKPLGKDMDWNGSGMHANFSNTTLRTCGSREIYEKICEAFRPVVKEHIAVYGEFNDQRLTGKHETASIHDFSYGISDRGASIRIPIITVQKGWKGWLEDRRPASNGDPYKIAGRIIKTVKSAGF, from the coding sequence ATGAGTAAGTCTAAATTAGAGTATATTTGGTTAGATGGATACTATCCAACTCAAAACATGAGAAGCAAAACCAAAATTGAAGAAAACTTTAGTGGAAAATTAGAAGATTGTCCGATTTGGTCTTTTGATGGATCATCAACAAGACAAGCTGAAGGAGGTTCTTCTGACTGTTTATTGAAGCCAGTTGCAATTTATCCAGATCCTGCAAGAAGAGATGGTTATTTAGTAATGACAGAAGTTTTAAATCCTGATGGAACTCCACACGAATCAAATGGTAGAGCAACTATTGATGATGAAGATGATGATTACTGGTTTGGTTTTGAGCAAGAATACTTTATCATGGACAAGAAAACTCAGCTTCCTTTAGGATTTCCTGTGGGTGGTTATCCTGCTCCTCAAGGTATGTACTACTGTTCTGTAGGAGGAAAAAATACACATGGTAGAGCATTGGTTGAAGAGCATGCAAATTTGTGTATTGATGCTGGTATCAATTTTGAGGGTATCAATCAAGAAGTTGCTTCTGGTCAATGGGAATTCCAATTGTTTGCAAAAGGAGCAAAAAAAGCGGGAGATGAAATTTGGGTAGCTCGCTATTTGTTAGACAGATTGACTGAAAAATACGGATGGTACATTGAATATCACCCAAAACCATTAGGAAAAGATATGGATTGGAATGGTTCAGGTATGCACGCAAACTTCTCTAACACAACCTTAAGAACTTGTGGATCTCGTGAGATTTATGAAAAAATTTGTGAAGCATTTAGACCAGTTGTAAAAGAACATATTGCTGTGTATGGTGAATTTAATGATCAACGTTTAACTGGTAAGCATGAAACTGCTTCTATCCACGATTTCTCTTACGGAATTTCAGATAGAGGAGCTTCTATCAGAATTCCAATCATCACTGTTCAAAAAGGATGGAAAGGTTGGTTAGAGGACAGAAGACCAGCTTCTAATGGTGATCCATACAAAATTGCAGGAAGAATCATTAAAACTGTAAAATCTGCAGGATTTTAA